TCTTTAAACCGCAACCCCGACATGAAAAGTGTTACGTGCCGGGTTTAGCGGTTTTTCTGTTTCTCCATACTGGTAAGGAACGCAAATTGGAATAAACACGCAGTTTTTTATGGTGGTTCGACCCTGCAAACTAAACAGTGAGGATTCGAAGCGTGTACAACCCCTTGTTGGCTCTCTTCCGCTGAAGAGATGACCACGTACAGAAAAATGGTTACTTTTCCTTCGAATCCACCAATTGCGTACCTTCATCAATACAAGGAGCAGCTTTATGGAAACCTTAATTACGCATTGTGCTGGTATGGACGTCCATCAAGAAAGTATTGTCGTCTGCACCATGACTGGGGCCGCTGGCGAAGTGCCCTGCGTGGAGACACGCACCTTTTCTACTATGACGAGAAATTTGTTTGAGCTCTTGCAATGGCTCGAGTCCAAGGAAATCACACATATCGCAATGGAAAGCACTGGCATTTACTGGCGGCCTGTTTACAATGTGCTCGAGGGCTACTTCGACATCACATTAGCCAATGCCCAGCGCATTAAAAACGTTCCCGGACGCAAGACCGATGTATCGGATGCAGAGTGGATCGCAAAACTTCTCAGACACGGCTTGATCGAACCAAGTTTTGTCCCTCAGGCAGACCTTCGTGAACTCCGCGAGCTTACACGGCTTCGTAAAAAGCAGGTCGGGGGACTAACGGCCAAGAAAAATCGACTTCAAAAAGTACTTGAATGCGCCAACATTAAACTAGGAACGGTTATTAGCGATGTGTTTGGCGTTTCAGGTCGCAACTTGCTCAGAAGACTCATGGAGCAAGGGTTTATCGACCCTAGCGATATTGAGGATCGAGTTAAAGGCAACGTAAAGAAAAAGGTCCCTGCACTCGCAGATTCCCTGTTTGGTACGTTGGATGAGCACCAAATGTTTATGATTCGGTTTCTTTGGAATGAAATTGCTTTTTATGAGGAATCGATTCATCAATTAGATGAGCGGATCGAGGAGTACCTCATTAGCTACAAGGAAGAAATGGAACTCATGCAGACCATGCCTGGCGTGAAACGAACAACTGCCGCCAGCATACTCGCCGAAATGGGTAACAACATGAATCAATTTCCTACGGCAGCTCACCTTACTTCTTGGGCGGGTGTAGCACCAGGTAATCACGAAAGCGCAGGTCAAAAAAAAGTACCCGCACGGTAAAGGGGAATCCCCATATTAAAACAGCTTTGTGCGAAGCCGCATGGGCTGCTTCAAAACCCGAAACACACGTTTATCAGCAAAATTCTGGTCTCTAGCTTCACGTCGAGGGAAGAAAAAAGCCCTGGTTGCTCTTGCAAAGAAAATGCTCGTAATCCTCTACCAAATGCTAAAAACTAAGCAAACTTATGTCGAGCAAATACCAGTAAAAACGTCAAACCAATAAGTATTGACCATTTTCATATTTGTTAAACAAAGGGATCGAATATTTCATCTCTCGGGCATCCTATTGTCATTTTTCTGCTGTCCTTCAACTTTAAAGACGGAACCCAACATGAGTGCATCTTTCTTTTCACAGAAAAAAAACTCATGTGGTACTTTGTATTTAAGAGAGAACTTGTTACCCATTTCACTAATTAATCTAAAAAACAAATAACCGCCAGATACAATCATAAGGCGGCTAACTCACATTCACATTCACATTGCACATTAAATTTCTATTTACCAAGAATCTCAAATATACTTTCGACCCAATCAGGAGCATCATTACTTCTAGACGTTACTTTTTGATGTTCAACCTCGAGAACAACTTTCCCTGAGGCATCGCTGTTATCAATCACAATTTTTGAACACGAACAGCCACTCGTTCAATGTTCAAACGATAATCTCGCAGCCCGACAAAAAACATCGTTACATTGAACCCATTCGATTTCGCGTCCTTCATAAGCCGTATTACATTGCCACCGGCTAATGTGGTTTCAACTGAAAAATCTCGTTTTTTCCGAATACAATCCCTAGCAAGTGTTATGGCTTCTTTACCTGCAGACACACGATGAAGCTCTGGATGCTCAGGATCTATAGCACGTGCTAATGAATCCGGATCAATATTCACACTTACTCCAAGCTGATCTACAATCAAGTTTCGGATGGTGCATTTTCCGCTGCCATTGTTACCGTCAAATACATACATGGTAGCCCCTGATTCACTCATTGGCTACTCCTTGTCTGAGACAGTAACGACCTTACCGTCCGCATACTCTTTTACAATCTGACAGTTAGGTGTCATATACACGATATAAGTATCATTCGCTTTTGCATCGAGTTTAGCACGATCACCTGTCAGTTTAATCAGCTTATGCAATTGCTGTGATTGCTTCATACTTCTTCACCTTCCGTCACTTCTGGCTTATCAGTATTGTACCATATCCAAGACCAACGGAAGAATAGTCGAATCTGTCTCTAGATAAGCTTGTCCAACAATATATCTACGCCTCTCCCGCGGCTCATGGAAGCCAACGGATTTACGTTGCTTCGTGTTCATATCGTGTTGACTATATGCGCGACAAGTCTTAAATTGTGCTCAATCAGCATATTTCTGGAGTGCTCGTTCCCCTCCGCCATAAGCCTAAGATGCTTTTCTTCCTCGTCTTCTGCCAAGGGTTGCGGAAAGGCATTATTCTTAACATAGGAAACAAGCAATGTCACCTGTTTAATTAATAAGGCTATTGCACCAAACAATCCAGGCATTCCAGCCACCCCTTTCAAAGTTTGCGGATCTTCGTTGTACTGGAGCCTCCGCTTTAGAGATTAGTATTAGTGTATGTGGGCGGGTGCCTAGAAGTGCCTGTACCTCATTAATTACATGAAATCGTCATTTCAAGGATGTCAAAAGGATCTGCGGAAGCAGACCCTTCGTCGTTTTTATTCCCCATTCGTGCTCTAACGTTCTCCACCGGTTTTTAGATGATTATCCTCCCGTTTAATTTGTCTTAACGTCATTGCCTATACTTAATTCAAATGTTGGCGGTCACGAAATGACTCTATTATGGAGCATTGCCATGGTTAACAACGCGCCAACCTAGCTCCGTTTTTCTTAAATAAAAAATATGAGGGATACTATCAGTAAAGTTTCCGTTTAATTCATGAATATAGTAGCGATAATTACCGTCCTTATCCATATAGTCATCATCGTTTACTGTAAACTCTGTCTTTATATTGCCTATTTTTTTCTGTATGGCTTGTTCAGGTGTTCTAGAATAAATAAAGATAAATAGGACCATGTAGACTAAAAAAATGAGAGCAGCTAAGCCTAAAATGACTTTTAAAATTAACTTAAATATAGTGTATATTGTGTCTACCTCCAGAACCTAACCACATTTTCCGCAGTACTCGTTATTTTTGGACATGAAAATACTCCCCTTGGTGAACAAGTTTTATTATTTCACCTGTCTACTTAAAGGGGAGCGTAGCAATGAAACCGGCTGGCCTTCCTCCAATACTGAAGCGAACCTTTATTCCTCTAAAATCCGCCGGGCGACGATAACCAGATCTTCGATGTCCACTTTTCCGTCATTGTTCATGTCGAATTTCTTATATTGTGACCACTCCGAGTCTTCGGACGTTTTTCCGTAAGCCGCTGCAACGATCGCAAGATCGCCGATGCTCGTGCTTCCGTTTTCGTTAACATCGCCTGGTGTCGTCTTGATCACCGATAAGCGGAAGGCATTTAATGCCACATTCAAATTCGCCACCGCCTGATCGATCTCAGCTTGGTTCGCATTGCTATCTGCCGCCACCTCGTCGGCGCGATCGATTGCCTCCTGCAGCTTCGCTTTCTCGCCAGTTGGATATTGGCCTGCTTGTGTACCTTCAACCGCCGTATCGTGCGCAGCCTGTGCCTCCGCAATAAGAGCATTAAGCTCGGCGCGATCCACAGTTCCGATCGTGACAGTATGCGTTGCGCCCTGCATCGACCATTCCCTTCCGTCCCCACTCGCAACAGTAACATGGTCTACCCTTATTGTCGAAGTACCCGACGCATCCACTTTCGACTTCAAATGAACACTCATTAAGTCGCCAGTCGGCACGGAATTGCCAAGATGTACGCCCAGAATGCGCACCTCACCAGCCGTGTCTTTATGCTGGACGATGACGAACTTCTCCTCGTTGATCGACTTAACCGAATCCAAATCGAATTGATCGGCATCATACGTGATTGTAATATCTTCAGCACGAACATCACTTGTGCTTTCATTTATACCATACGTCAAGTCAAGCGATTGCCCGGCCAGTGTGCTGGCATCACCTTTCAAATACGATCCTGACAGCTCATTTGGAGCCGCTGTTACCGTGATCAAAGCCGAGCCTTTTTTACTGCCATCTGCCGTTGACGTTGCCGTGATTGTATACTCTCCCGTTGCCGCATCCGCCGCTACGTTGACCTGACCGGTATTATCCACCGTCACTTTATGGTTCGTGTCGCTGCTTGACCATGTGACTGTTGTCGGTGCGCCACCCACTGCATCAACGGTTGCCGTCAGCTGCTGGCTTCCGCCCTGCACCACGCTTTTGCTGCTTGGGCTTACTGTGACACTGTTCACCGCGGGAGCCGCAGTTACCATGATCAATGCCGAGCCTTTTTTACCGCCATCTGCCGTTGACGTTGCCGTGATCGTATACTCTCCCGTCGCCGCATCCGCCGCTACGTTGACCTGACCGGTATTATCCACCGTCACTTTATGGTTCGTGTCGCTGCTTGACCAAGTGACTGTTGTCGAAGCGCCACCCACTGCATCAACGGTTGCCGTCAGCTGCTGGCTTCCGCCCTGCACCACGCTTTTGCTGCTTGGGCTTACAGTGACACTGTTGATTGCTACTGGATCTCCAATTTTAATATCGTTGATCCCTATCCACATTGCTGTCTTGTCTTGCGGAGTAATCCGCACTTCATCCACATTTTGGAAAATGGATGGAGTTAATCCATTTGAACTGTCAAATACATTTTCCCATTGACTTTGATTTTGTGTCGTATCTAAGTTTACAGAGCCTGTAGCTTGACCATTGTCATACCCAGTTACAACAATTGGAGTACCTCCAGAATCCGCAACAAAAAACGACTGAAAATTAAAGTTAATTGACGAATCCTGACTCTTTAACGCAATGAGGGTTTGATTCGAATTATCCGCGTAACCTACTGTGATTACATGT
This genomic window from Paenibacillus hexagrammi contains:
- a CDS encoding zeta toxin family protein; amino-acid sequence: MSESGATMYVFDGNNGSGKCTIRNLIVDQLGVSVNIDPDSLARAIDPEHPELHRVSAGKEAITLARDCIRKKRDFSVETTLAGGNVIRLMKDAKSNGFNVTMFFVGLRDYRLNIERVAVRVQKL
- a CDS encoding Ig-like domain-containing protein; this translates as MFDLIKKLAAILFCMVLIISGNLAWSGFDKSAFASSGTLTFTSNSGFSGSTVTDGQGGSDNIAGIVLQIISGDEYTWTYEKPYTKHVITVGYADNSNQTLIALKSQDSSINFNFQSFFVADSGGTPIVVTGYDNGQATGSVNLDTTQNQSQWENVFDSSNGLTPSIFQNVDEVRITPQDKTAMWIGINDIKIGDPVAINSVTVSPSSKSVVQGGSQQLTATVDAVGGASTTVTWSSSDTNHKVTVDNTGQVNVAADAATGEYTITATSTADGGKKGSALIMVTAAPAVNSVTVSPSSKSVVQGGSQQLTATVDAVGGAPTTVTWSSSDTNHKVTVDNTGQVNVAADAATGEYTITATSTADGSKKGSALITVTAAPNELSGSYLKGDASTLAGQSLDLTYGINESTSDVRAEDITITYDADQFDLDSVKSINEEKFVIVQHKDTAGEVRILGVHLGNSVPTGDLMSVHLKSKVDASGTSTIRVDHVTVASGDGREWSMQGATHTVTIGTVDRAELNALIAEAQAAHDTAVEGTQAGQYPTGEKAKLQEAIDRADEVAADSNANQAEIDQAVANLNVALNAFRLSVIKTTPGDVNENGSTSIGDLAIVAAAYGKTSEDSEWSQYKKFDMNNDGKVDIEDLVIVARRILEE